A section of the Paralichthys olivaceus isolate ysfri-2021 chromosome 16, ASM2471397v2, whole genome shotgun sequence genome encodes:
- the dip2ca gene encoding disco-interacting protein 2 homolog C isoform X5, which yields MADREPVPLPAEVRAKLAELELELSEGDITQKGYEKKRSKLIGAYFPQAPGMDPSMGQERRTPVTPSSSSRYHRRRSSGSRDERYRSDVHTEAVQAALAKHKERKMAVPMPSKRRSLVVQTSMDAYTPPDTSSGSEGEGQGDGEEEGGGDGEEEDGGGGGGTSSSREGSISMEHWISRAMHGTSSTTTTTSSTVSSSSSSTHSGGSGAAGGRLADVLAQHVHISAHHRHHHHRHHHKTENHSAPPDVTGYTNSSANTTAADGIQVERAPGGGGTAAQRQTPKYGNAELMETGDGVPVSSRVSAKIQQLVNTLKRPKRPPLREFFVDDFEELLEVQQPDPNQPKAEGAPMVVMRGEQLGVVTNWPPSLEAALQRWGTISPKAPCLTTMDTNGKPLYVLTYGKLWSRSVKVAYNLLHKLGTKQEPLVRPGDRVALVFPNNDPAAFMTAFYGCLLAEVVPVPIEVPLTRKDAGSQQIGFLLGSCGVTVALTSDACHKGLPKSPTGEIPQFKGWPKVLWFVGESKHLSKPPRDWFPDIKDANQDTAYIEYKTCKDGSVLGVTVMRIAMLTHCQALTQSCSYTEAETIVNVLDFKKDVGLWHAVLTSVMNMMHVISIPYALMKVNPLSWIQKVCQYKAKVACVKSRDMHWALVAHRDQRDVNLSSLRMLVVADGSNPWSISSCDAFLNVFQTKGLKPEVICPCASSPEALTVAIRRPLEEGSTPPGRGVLSMQGLSHGVIRVDSEEKLSVLTLQDVGSVMPGAMMCVVKLEGVPQLCKTDEIGELCVCTVATGTSYYGLAGMTKNTFEVFPMSSNGAPVSEFPFTRTGLLGFIGPAGLIFVAGKMDGLMVVAGRRHNADDIVATALAVEPMKFVYRGRIAVFSITVLHDERIVVVAEQRPDSTEEDSFQWMSRVLQAIDGIHQVGVYCLALVPSNTLPKTPLGGIHLSETKQLFLEGALHPCNVLMCPHTCVTNLPKPRQKQPEIGPASVMVGNLVSGKRIAQASGRDLGQIEDNDQARKFLFLSEVLQWRAQTTPDHVLYTLLNSRGTIASSLTCIQLHKRAEKIAAMLAERGHLQDGDHVALVYPPGIDLIVAFYGCLYAGCVPITVRPPHLQNISTTLPTVKMIVEVSRSVCMMTTQLISKLLRSKEASAAVDVRTWPPVLDTDDLPKKKPPLLYKPSNPDTLAYLDFSVSTTGMLAGVKMSHTATSAFCRSIKLQCELYPSREVAICLDPYCGLGFVLWCLCSVYSGHQSILIPPSELEVNPALWLSAVSQYKVRDTFCSYSVMELCTKGLGLQTDSLKSRGLDLSRVRTCVVVAEERPRIALTQSFSKLFKDLGLHPRAVSTSFGCRVNLAICLQPHRLGKLADQGTSGPDPTTVFVDMRALRHDRVRLVERGSPHSLPLMESGKILPGVRIIIANPETKGPMGESHLGEIWVHSGHNASGYFTVYGDEALQSDHFNSRLSFGDTQTVWARTGYLGFLRRTELTDASGERHDALYVVGALEEAMELRGMRYHPIDIETSVIRTHKSITECAVFTWTNLLVVVVELDGSEQEALDLVPLVTNVVLEEHYLIVGVVVVVDIGVIPINSRGEKQRMHLRDGFLADQLDPIYVAYNM from the exons ATGTGCACACAGAGGCTGTGCAGGCGGCCTTGGCCAAGcacaaagagaggaagatggCGGTGCCCATGCCGTCGAAGCGGCGGTCGCTGGTGGTCCAGACCTCCATGGATGCCTACACACCACCAG ACACTTCCTCCGGCTCGGAGGGTGAGGGTCAGGGCGACggggaagaagaaggaggaggagacggcgAAGAAGAGGACGGAGGAGGCGGTGGAGGGACGTCGTCGAGCCGCGAGGGCAGCATCAGCATGGAGCACTGGATCAGCCGGGCCATGCACGGCACCTCGTCCACCACGACCACCACCTCGTCCACGGtctcgtcctcgtcctcctccacgCACAGCGGCGGGAGCGGAGCAGCCGGCGGCAGACTGGCTGACGTCCTGGCACAGCATGTCCACATCTCCGCCCACCACCGCCACCATCACCATCGCCACCACCACAAGACGG AGAACCACTCTGCCCCTCCTGACGTCACCGGCTACACCAACAGCTCGGCCAACACCACCGCCGCCGATGGGATCCAGGTGGAGAGAGCCCCGGGCGGCGGCGGCACCGCGGCCCAGAGACAGACGCCCAAGTACGGCAACGCCGAGCTGATGGAGACGGGAGACG GTGTCCCAGTCAGCAGCAGAGTTTCCGCCAAGATTCAGCAACTCGTCAACACTCTGAAGAGACCGAAGCGGCCGCCGCTCAGAGAGTTTTTTGTCGATGACTTCGAGGAGCTCCTGGAGG TCCAGCAGCCCGACCCCAACCAGCCCAAGGCTGAGGGGGCCCCGATGGTGGTCATGAGGGGCGAGCAGCTGGGTGTGGTGACCAACTGGCCCCCGTCCCTGGAGGCGGCCCTGCAGAGGTGGGGCACCATCTCCCCGAAGGCCCCCTGCCTCACCACCATGGACACCAATGGCAAGCCGCTCTACGTGCTGACCTACG GTAAACTTTGGTCCAGAAGTGTGAAGGTGGCCTACAACCTGCTGCACAAGCTGGGAACCAAACAGGAGCCGCTCGTCAGGCCTGGCGACCGG GTGGCGCTGGTGTTCCCCAACAACGACCCCGCCGCCTTCATGACGGCGTTCTACGGCTGCCTGCTGGCTGAGGTCGTCCCGGTGCCGATAGAAGTACCACTGACCAGGAAG GACGCCGGCAGTCAGCAGATTGGATTTCTGTTGGGCAGCTGTGGAGTGACGGTGGCTCTGACCAGCGACGCCTGTCATAAAGGGTTACCCAAGAGTCCCACTGGAGAGATCCCACAGTTCAAAG GCTGGCCGAAGGTGCTGTGGTTCGTCGGCGAGTCCAAACACCTCTCCAAACCACCGCGAGACTGGTTCCCAGACATCAAGGACGCAAACCAGGACACTGCCTACATCGAg TATAAGACGTGTAAGGACGGCAGCGTCCTGGGTGTGACGGTGATGAGGATAGCGATGCTCACTCACTGCCAGGCCCTCACACAGTCGTGCTCGTACACAGAAG CGGAGACCATAGTGAATGTATTAGACTTCAAGAAGGACGTAGGACTGTGGCACGCCGTCCTCACG agtgTGATGAACATGATGCACGTCATCAGTATTCCCTACGCCCTCATGAAGGTCAACCCTCTGTCCTGGATCCAAAAAGTCTGCCAGTACAAAG CCAAAGTGGCGTGTGTGAAGTCGCGGGACATGCACTGGGCTCTGGTGGCCCATCGGGACCAGCGCGACGTCAACCTGAGCTCCCTGCGCATGCTGGTGGTGGCTGACGGTTCGAATCCCT ggtcgATTTCATCCTGTGACGCCTTCCTCAACGTCTTCCAGACGAAAGGTTTGAAGCCGGAGGTCATCTGTCCCTGCGCCAGCTCCCCGGAGGCTCTCACGGTAGCTATAAGGAG GCCGTTGGAGGAGGGCAGCACCCCTCCTGGTCGTGGCGTGTTGTCCATGCAGGGTCTGAGTCACGGCGTGATCCGGGTGGACTCGGAGGAGAAGCTGTCGGTTCTCACGCTGCAGGATGTCGGCTCCGTCATGCCCGGAG ccatgATGTGCGTCGTGAAGCTCGAAGGTGTCCCTCAGCTCTGCAAAACCGATGAGATCGgagagttgtgtgtttgcactgtcGCCACGGGAACCTCCTATTACGGCCTGGCTGGCATGACGAAGAACACCTTTGAG GTCTTCCCGATGTCCAGCAACGGGGCCCCGGTCAGCGAGTTTCCCTTCACCAGGACCGGCCTGCTGGGTTTCATTGGACCTGCAGGCCTGATCTTTGTTGCAGGGAAGATGGACGGTCTGATGGTGGTCGCGGGGCGTCGGCACAACGCTGACGACATCGTTGCCACCGCGCTCGCCGTGGAGCCCATGAAGTTTGTCTACAGGGGCAG gatAGCAGTGTTCTCCATCACGGTGCTCCATGACGAGCGGATCGTGGTCGTGGCTGAGCAGCGGCCGGACTCCACCGAGGAGGACAGCTTCCAGTGGATGAGCCGAGTTCTGCAG GCGATAGACGGCATCCACCAGGTGGGGGTGTACTGCCTGGCTCTGGTGCCCTCCAACACCCTGCCCAAGACTCCCCTGGGTGGCATCCACCTGTCGGAGACCAAGCAGCTCTTCCTGGAGGGGGCGCTGCACCCGTGCAACGTGCTCATGTGCCCACACACCTGCGTCACCAACCTGCCCAAGCCCCGGCAGAAGCAGCCAG agaTCGGTCCCGCGTCTGTGATGGTCGGGAACCTGGTGTCGGGGAAGAGGATCGCTCAGGCCAGCGGCAGAGATCTGGGTCAGATCGAAGACAATGACCAGGCaaggaag ttcctcttcctgtctgaGGTGTTGCAGTGGAGAGCCCAGACCACGCCGGACCACGTGCTGTACACACTGCTCAACTCCAGA GGAACGATAGCCAGCTCTCTGACTTGCATCCAGCTGCATAAGCGAGCAGAGAAGATCGCCGCCATGCTGGCTGAACGGGGCCACCTGCAGGACGGAGACCACGTTGCACTGGTCTACCCTCCAG GTATCGACCTCATCGTGGCGTTTTACGGCTGCCTTTACGCCGGCTGCGTGCCGATCACGGTGCGACCACCTCACCTGCAGAACATCTCCACCACGCTTCCCACCGTCAAGATGATCGTCGAG gtgaGCCGGTCGGTGTGTATGATGACCACACAGCTCATCTCGAAGCTGCTGCGGTCGAAGGAAGCCTCGGCCGCCGTGGACGTCCGGACGTGGCCTCCTGTCCTGGACAcag ACGATTTGCCAAAGAAGAAACCTCCTCTGTTGTATAAACCGTCCAACCCCGACACCCTGGCCTACCTGGACTTCAGCGTCTCCACCACTGGCATGCTCGCTGGAGtcaag ATGTCTCACACAGCCACCAGTGCCTTCTGCCGCTCCATCAAGCTGCAGTGTGAGCTTTACCCGTCCAGAGAGGTCGCCATCTGTCTGGACCCCTACTGCGGCCTGGGCTTCGTCCTCTGGTGCCTTTGCAG TGTGTACTCAGGTCACCAGTCCATCCTGATCCCTCCGTCCGAGCTGGAGGTGAACCCGGCTCTCTGGCTGTCCGCTGTCAGTCAGTACAAAGTCCGCGACACGTTCTGCTCCTACAGCGTCATGGAGCTGTGCACCAAAGGCCTGGGCCTGCAGACCGACTCACTGAAG TCTCGAGGCTTGGACTTGTCTCGCGTGAGGACCTGCGTGGTCGTAGCGGAGGAGCGTCCCAGGATAGCCCTGACGCAGTCCTTCTCCAAACTCTTCAAGGACCTGGGACTCCACCCTCGAGCCGTCAGCACCTCCTTCGGCTGCAGGGTCAACCTGGCCATCTGCCTGCAG CCTCACAGGCTGGGAAAGCTTGCCGACCAG GGCACGTCAGGACCCGACCCCACAACTGTGTTCGTTGACATGAGAGCGCTTCGGCACGACAG GGTCCGATTAGTAGAGCGGGGATCACCACACAGCCTGCCACTGATGGAGTCTGGGAAG ATTCTACCGGGGGTCCGAATCATCATCGCCAACCCGGAGACCAAGGGACCAATGGGAGAGTCACATCTGGGAGAG ATCTGGGTGCACAGCGGCCACAACGCCAGCGGTTACTTCACCGTCTACGGAGACGAGGCGCTGCAGTCGGACCATTTCAACTCCAGACTCAGCTTCGGGGACACACAAACCGTCTGGGCTCGAACCGGGTACCTGGGCTTCCTCCGCAGGACCGAACTCACCGACGCCAGCGGAG agcgTCATGATGCCCTGTACGTGGTCGGCGCTTTAGAAGAAGCCATGGAGCTGAGAGGGATGCGTTACCACCCCATCGACATCGAGACCTCCGTCATCAGGACGCACAAGAGCATCACAGAATG CGCCGTGTTCACGTGGACCaacctgctggtggtggtggtggagctgGACGGCTCGGAGCAGGAGGCCCTGGACCTGGTCCCCCTGGTCACCAACGTGGTGCTGGAGGAGCACTATCTGATCGtgggtgtggtggtggtggtcgaCATCGGCGTCATCCCCATCAACTCCCGCGGCGAGAAGCAGCGCATGCACCTGCGCGACGGCTTCCTGGCTGACCAGCTGGACCCCATCTACGTGGCCTACAACATGTAG